One stretch of Sphingomonas rosea DNA includes these proteins:
- a CDS encoding DUF4167 domain-containing protein: MNNRQNGRRRGRGGQRPQGIGGGGGGNDRGQRSRGNAAQLLEKYKNMARDAQLAGDRVQTEYYLQFADHYFRVLGETRSRFEDQRPGRDDDDDDDQDDLMDGDGDEEMGEQQQQQQRPERQDRQDRQPRGERFERRPREDRQRDDRPREERSREERPREDRPRRERFERRPRDEEQPQAPAGEPEQEQPVGIADFLPPAIGAVASDTSFEEAEEAPKPKRRTRRPRVEDNDGEIAPAA; this comes from the coding sequence ATGAACAATCGCCAGAACGGCCGCCGTCGCGGTCGTGGGGGTCAGCGGCCGCAGGGTATCGGTGGCGGCGGTGGCGGCAACGACCGCGGGCAGCGTAGCCGCGGCAATGCCGCGCAGCTCCTCGAAAAGTACAAGAACATGGCCCGCGACGCGCAGCTCGCCGGCGACCGTGTCCAGACCGAATATTACCTCCAGTTCGCCGATCACTATTTTCGCGTCCTGGGCGAGACCCGCTCGCGCTTCGAGGACCAGCGTCCCGGCCGCGACGACGACGACGACGACGATCAGGACGACCTGATGGACGGCGACGGCGACGAGGAGATGGGCGAGCAGCAGCAGCAGCAGCAGCGCCCCGAACGTCAGGACCGCCAGGACCGCCAGCCGCGCGGCGAACGCTTCGAGCGTCGTCCCCGCGAGGATCGCCAGCGCGACGACCGTCCGCGCGAGGAGCGATCGCGCGAGGAGCGGCCCCGCGAGGATCGACCGCGCCGCGAGCGCTTCGAGCGTCGTCCGCGCGACGAGGAGCAGCCGCAGGCTCCCGCCGGCGAGCCCGAGCAGGAGCAGCCGGTCGGAATCGCCGACTTCCTCCCGCCCGCCATCGGCGCGGTCGCCAGCGATACGTCCTTCGAGGAGGCCGAAGAGGCGCCCAAGCCCAAGCGCCGCACGCGCCGGCCCCGCGTCGAGGACAATGACGGCGAGATCGCGCCCGCCGCGTGA
- a CDS encoding DUF4139 domain-containing protein, which produces MRLILGLLGVAAAAPLAAQTAIPSPEASAQGNVAVTIYNNNLALVQDRRELTLPAGRSRQEFPDVSAQIRAETVTLTGSDIGIVEQNFDYDLLSPSALMQKAVGEIITLVRVNPATGAETRERARVLAANGGVVLQIGDRIEVLRDDGLPVRVIFDKVPEGLRPRPTLSVTLTAPRGGRQPLTLTYLTPGLAWSADYVALFDEAAGKMDVQGWITLNNESGTAYRNADVVLVAGAVGGGQRNYGAPPPIRRAGTETAGRERLDDYYLYPLPERTTIAQAQQKQVSFLDVSGTPAARAYEYDNPWLGSSDQPISVNSVLRFSTSRSQGLGDALPAGTVRVYQRDSRGTPQFVGESRIGHTPMGSDLGLTTGQAFDIKVQPTVEQRARIASDGSRWRTTIRYKLTNASPKPVTVALVQSGLWGDTRITEESLKSSRRSADEAVWQVSVPASGEASVAATFDTRF; this is translated from the coding sequence ATGCGCCTGATCCTCGGCCTCCTGGGGGTTGCCGCCGCGGCACCGCTGGCCGCGCAAACCGCCATTCCGAGCCCCGAGGCGAGCGCCCAGGGCAACGTCGCGGTCACCATCTACAACAACAATCTCGCGCTGGTGCAGGACCGGCGCGAGTTGACCCTGCCGGCCGGCCGGTCGCGCCAGGAGTTTCCCGACGTCTCCGCGCAGATCCGCGCCGAGACCGTCACGCTCACCGGCAGCGACATCGGCATCGTCGAGCAGAACTTCGACTATGACCTGCTGAGCCCCAGCGCGCTGATGCAGAAGGCGGTGGGCGAGATCATCACGCTTGTCCGCGTCAATCCCGCGACCGGCGCCGAAACCCGCGAGCGCGCCCGCGTGCTGGCGGCCAATGGCGGCGTCGTCCTCCAGATCGGCGATCGCATCGAGGTGCTGCGCGACGACGGGCTTCCGGTCCGGGTCATCTTCGACAAGGTCCCCGAGGGCCTCCGCCCGCGCCCGACCCTGTCGGTGACGCTCACCGCGCCCCGCGGCGGCCGCCAGCCGCTGACCCTCACCTATCTGACGCCCGGGCTCGCCTGGAGCGCCGACTATGTCGCCTTGTTCGACGAGGCAGCGGGCAAGATGGACGTCCAGGGCTGGATCACGCTCAACAACGAGAGCGGAACCGCCTACCGCAATGCCGACGTCGTCTTGGTCGCGGGCGCGGTCGGGGGCGGCCAGCGCAATTACGGCGCCCCGCCACCGATCCGCCGCGCGGGTACCGAGACCGCCGGGCGCGAGCGGCTCGACGACTATTATCTCTATCCCTTGCCCGAGCGGACCACGATCGCCCAGGCGCAGCAAAAGCAGGTCAGCTTTCTCGACGTCTCGGGCACGCCCGCTGCTCGCGCTTACGAATATGACAATCCGTGGCTCGGTTCGTCCGACCAGCCGATCAGCGTCAACTCCGTGCTGCGCTTCTCGACCAGCCGCTCGCAGGGGCTTGGCGACGCGCTCCCGGCCGGCACGGTGCGGGTCTATCAGCGCGACAGCCGCGGCACGCCCCAGTTCGTCGGCGAATCGCGGATCGGGCACACGCCAATGGGCAGCGACCTCGGCCTCACCACCGGCCAGGCTTTCGACATCAAGGTCCAGCCGACGGTCGAGCAGCGCGCGCGAATCGCGTCCGATGGAAGCCGCTGGCGGACCACGATCCGCTACAAGCTGACCAACGCCTCGCCCAAGCCGGTCACCGTGGCCCTCGTGCAAAGCGGCCTGTGGGGCGACACGCGAATCACCGAGGAAAGCCTCAAGAGCAGTCGCCGCTCGGCCGACGAGGCGGTGTGGCAGGTCAGCGTGCCCGCCAGTGGCGAGGCGAGCGTCGCCGCCACCTTCGACACGCGCTTCTAG